One region of Mangifera indica cultivar Alphonso chromosome 3, CATAS_Mindica_2.1, whole genome shotgun sequence genomic DNA includes:
- the LOC123210382 gene encoding stress-response A/B barrel domain-containing protein HS1, with translation MEEAKEVVKHVLLARFKDEVKSEKIDELIKRYANLVNLIEPMKAFQWGTDVSIENLHQGFTHIFESTFESTEGVAEYVAHPVHVEFANEFLSHLDKVLVIDYKPTTLRS, from the exons atggaagaagcaaaagaagtgGTGAAGCACGTGTTACTTGCTAGGTTCAAAGACGAGGTAAAATCAGAAAAAATTGATGAGCTGATCAAACGCTATGCTAATCTTGTCAATCTTATCGAACCCATGAAGGCTTTTCAATG GGGCACTGATGTGAGTATTGAGAATCTGCATCAAGGTTTCACTCATATCTTTGAATCTACCTTTGAGAGCACAGAGGGTGTTGCAGAGTATGTTGCTCATCCTGTGCATGTTGAATTTGCAAACGAGTTCCTGTCCCATTTGGACAAAGTTCTTGTGATAGACTACAAACCTACTACTTTGCGATCCTGA